A genomic region of Chelonia mydas isolate rCheMyd1 chromosome 9, rCheMyd1.pri.v2, whole genome shotgun sequence contains the following coding sequences:
- the PLS3 gene encoding plastin-3 isoform X2 has translation MASTTQISKDELEELREAFAKVDLNSNGFICDYELHELFKEANLPLPGYKVREIIQNLMIDSDKNKDGKISFEEFVFIFQELKSSDIAKTFRKAINRKEGICAIGGTSELSSEGTQHSYSEEEKYAFVNWINKALENDPDCRHVIPMNPNTDDLFKAVGDGIVLCKMINLSVPDTIDERAINKKKLTPFIIQENLNLALNSASAIGCHVVNIGAEDLREGKPHLVLGLLWQIIKIGLFADIELSRNEALAALLRDGETLEDLMKLSPEELLLRWANFHLENAGWQKINNFSSDIKDSRAYFHLLNQIAPKGQKEDELQIDINMSGFNEKDDLKRAEYMLQQADRLGCRQFVTPADVVSGNPKLNLAFVANLFNKYPALTKPENQDIDWTLLEGETREERTFRNWMNSLGVNPHVNHLYGDLQDALVILQLYEKIKVPVDWNKVNKPPYPKLGANMKKLENCNYAVDLGKRPAKFSLVGIGGQDLNDGNQTLTLALVWQLMRRYTLNVLEDLGDGQKANDDIIVNWVNRTLREAGKSTSIQSFKDKTISTSLAVVDLIDAIQPGCINYDLVKTGDLSEDDKQNNAMYAVSMARRIGARVYALPEDLVEVKPKMVMTVFACLMGRGMKKV, from the exons ATCTCAACAGCAATGGATTCATTTGTGATTATGAGCTGCATGAACTCTTCAAGGAAGCTAATCTGCCTCTCCCAGGATACAAAGTGAGAGAGATCATTCAGAATCTTATGATTGACAGTGACAAGAACAAGGACGGGAAGATTAGCTTTGAAGAATTTGTGTTT ATTTTCCAAGAGCTGAAAAGCAGTGATATTGCTAAAACTTTCAGAAAAGCCATCAACAGAAAAGAGGGAATTTGTGCGATTGGTGGAACATCAGAGCTCTCCAGTGAAGGAACCCAACATTCTTACTCAG AGGAAGAAAAATATGCCTTTGTAAACTGGATAAACAAAGCCTTGGAAAATGATCCCGACTGCAGGCATGTTATTCCAATGAATCCAAATACAGATGACCTGTTCAAAGCTGTTGGAGATGGGATTGTACTATG TAAAATGATCAATCTTTCTGTTCCGGATACAATTGACGAAAGAGCAATCAACAAGAAAAAACTCACACCATTTATAATTCAG GAGAACTTGAACTTGGCATTGAATTCCGCCTCCGCCATTGGGTGTCATGTTGTCAATATTGGAGCAGAGGACTTGAGGGAAGGGAAACCACATCTGGTGCTGGGGCTTCTCTGGCAGATTATTAAGATTGGCTTGTTTGCCGACATCGAACTCAGCAGAAATGAAG CTTTGGCTGCCTTACTTCGCGATGGTGAGACTTTGGAGGATCTTATGAAACTGTCCCCAGAAGAGCTGCTTCTAAGATGGGCCAACTTCCATTTGGAAAATGCAGGGTGGCAGAAAATCAATAACTTCAGCTCCGACATCAAG GATTCGAGAGCCTATTTCCATCTCCTCAACCAAATTGCACCAAAGGGACAGAAAGAAGACGAGCTGCAGATTGACATTAACATGTCTGGTTTCAAT GAGAAGGATGACTTGAAGAGAGCAGAATACATGCTTCAGCAGGCAGACAGACTGGGCTGCAGACAGTTTGTTACCCCTGCTGATGTTGTCAGTGGGAATCCCAAACTGAACTTAGCCTTCGTTGCAAACTTGTTCAACAAGTATCCGGCGCTTACCAAGCCAGAAAATCAGGACATCGATTGGACGCTACTGGAAG GAGAGACACGTGAAGAAAGGACCTTCCGTAACTGGATGAACTCTCTCGGTGTGAATCCACACGTAAACCATCTGTATGG TGACCTGCAAGATGCACTGGTAATATTGCAACTATATGAAAAGATCAAAGTTCCTGTCGACTGGAATAAGGTTAACAAGCCACCATACCCCAAGCTTGGTGCAAACATGAAGAAG CTCGAAAACTGTAACTACGCAGTGGATTTGGGAAAGCGTCCAGCCAAATTCTCTCTGGTGGGCATTGGTGGACAGGACCTGAATGATGGAAACCAAACATTGACGCTAGCTTTAGTCTGGCAGCTGATGAGGAG ATACACCCTGAATGTTCTCGAGGACCTTGGTGATGGTCAGAAAGCAAATGATGACATCATAGTAAACTGGGTGAACAGGACACTGAGAGAAGCTGGCAAGTCAACCTCCATTCAGAGCTTTAAG GACAAGACTATCAGCACTAGCTTGGCAGTGGTGGATTTAATTGATGCCATACAGCCTGGTTGTATCAACTATGATCTTGTAAAGACAGGTGACTTATCAGAAGATGACAAACAGAATAATGCTAT GTATGCTGTGTCCATGGCGAGAAGAATTGGAGCCAGAGTATATGCTCTTCCAGAAGACCTTGTGGAGGTGAAACCAAAGATGGTTATGACAGTGTTTGCCTGTTTGATGGGCAGAGGAATGAAGAAAGTGTAA
- the PLS3 gene encoding plastin-3 isoform X1: MASTTQISKDELEELREAFAKVDLNSNGFICDYELHELFKEANLPLPGYKVREIIQNLMIDSDKNKDGKISFEEFVFIFQELKSSDIAKTFRKAINRKEGICAIGGTSELSSEGTQHSYSEEEKYAFVNWINKALENDPDCRHVIPMNPNTDDLFKAVGDGIVLCKMINLSVPDTIDERAINKKKLTPFIIQENLNLALNSASAIGCHVVNIGAEDLREGKPHLVLGLLWQIIKIGLFADIELSRNEALAALLRDGETLEDLMKLSPEELLLRWANFHLENAGWQKINNFSSDIKLTDFSNSVKDSRAYFHLLNQIAPKGQKEDELQIDINMSGFNEKDDLKRAEYMLQQADRLGCRQFVTPADVVSGNPKLNLAFVANLFNKYPALTKPENQDIDWTLLEGETREERTFRNWMNSLGVNPHVNHLYGDLQDALVILQLYEKIKVPVDWNKVNKPPYPKLGANMKKLENCNYAVDLGKRPAKFSLVGIGGQDLNDGNQTLTLALVWQLMRRYTLNVLEDLGDGQKANDDIIVNWVNRTLREAGKSTSIQSFKDKTISTSLAVVDLIDAIQPGCINYDLVKTGDLSEDDKQNNAMYAVSMARRIGARVYALPEDLVEVKPKMVMTVFACLMGRGMKKV; the protein is encoded by the exons ATCTCAACAGCAATGGATTCATTTGTGATTATGAGCTGCATGAACTCTTCAAGGAAGCTAATCTGCCTCTCCCAGGATACAAAGTGAGAGAGATCATTCAGAATCTTATGATTGACAGTGACAAGAACAAGGACGGGAAGATTAGCTTTGAAGAATTTGTGTTT ATTTTCCAAGAGCTGAAAAGCAGTGATATTGCTAAAACTTTCAGAAAAGCCATCAACAGAAAAGAGGGAATTTGTGCGATTGGTGGAACATCAGAGCTCTCCAGTGAAGGAACCCAACATTCTTACTCAG AGGAAGAAAAATATGCCTTTGTAAACTGGATAAACAAAGCCTTGGAAAATGATCCCGACTGCAGGCATGTTATTCCAATGAATCCAAATACAGATGACCTGTTCAAAGCTGTTGGAGATGGGATTGTACTATG TAAAATGATCAATCTTTCTGTTCCGGATACAATTGACGAAAGAGCAATCAACAAGAAAAAACTCACACCATTTATAATTCAG GAGAACTTGAACTTGGCATTGAATTCCGCCTCCGCCATTGGGTGTCATGTTGTCAATATTGGAGCAGAGGACTTGAGGGAAGGGAAACCACATCTGGTGCTGGGGCTTCTCTGGCAGATTATTAAGATTGGCTTGTTTGCCGACATCGAACTCAGCAGAAATGAAG CTTTGGCTGCCTTACTTCGCGATGGTGAGACTTTGGAGGATCTTATGAAACTGTCCCCAGAAGAGCTGCTTCTAAGATGGGCCAACTTCCATTTGGAAAATGCAGGGTGGCAGAAAATCAATAACTTCAGCTCCGACATCAAG ctcactgacttcagtaattCAGTCAAG GATTCGAGAGCCTATTTCCATCTCCTCAACCAAATTGCACCAAAGGGACAGAAAGAAGACGAGCTGCAGATTGACATTAACATGTCTGGTTTCAAT GAGAAGGATGACTTGAAGAGAGCAGAATACATGCTTCAGCAGGCAGACAGACTGGGCTGCAGACAGTTTGTTACCCCTGCTGATGTTGTCAGTGGGAATCCCAAACTGAACTTAGCCTTCGTTGCAAACTTGTTCAACAAGTATCCGGCGCTTACCAAGCCAGAAAATCAGGACATCGATTGGACGCTACTGGAAG GAGAGACACGTGAAGAAAGGACCTTCCGTAACTGGATGAACTCTCTCGGTGTGAATCCACACGTAAACCATCTGTATGG TGACCTGCAAGATGCACTGGTAATATTGCAACTATATGAAAAGATCAAAGTTCCTGTCGACTGGAATAAGGTTAACAAGCCACCATACCCCAAGCTTGGTGCAAACATGAAGAAG CTCGAAAACTGTAACTACGCAGTGGATTTGGGAAAGCGTCCAGCCAAATTCTCTCTGGTGGGCATTGGTGGACAGGACCTGAATGATGGAAACCAAACATTGACGCTAGCTTTAGTCTGGCAGCTGATGAGGAG ATACACCCTGAATGTTCTCGAGGACCTTGGTGATGGTCAGAAAGCAAATGATGACATCATAGTAAACTGGGTGAACAGGACACTGAGAGAAGCTGGCAAGTCAACCTCCATTCAGAGCTTTAAG GACAAGACTATCAGCACTAGCTTGGCAGTGGTGGATTTAATTGATGCCATACAGCCTGGTTGTATCAACTATGATCTTGTAAAGACAGGTGACTTATCAGAAGATGACAAACAGAATAATGCTAT GTATGCTGTGTCCATGGCGAGAAGAATTGGAGCCAGAGTATATGCTCTTCCAGAAGACCTTGTGGAGGTGAAACCAAAGATGGTTATGACAGTGTTTGCCTGTTTGATGGGCAGAGGAATGAAGAAAGTGTAA